CGGCGCTGATGACCAGGGTTGGACAGGTAATTCTGGAAAGTCGTTCCTGTACGCCCCAGCCCACAATCGCGTCGAAGCTGGCGAGATAAGCACGTTTGTCGTTTTTTGCCCAGCGTTGGGCCATCTTGCGTCGCAGGTCGGCTTGTTCCGGTTTGGGGAATAGCCGGTCGCCCAGGGCCTTGCCGATGGTGGCCAGGCTGAGCAGGCGGCCCAGGATCCAGCGCTTGGCCCACCACCCGTATTCCTGAACGGTGCGCACCTTGACCTCGGGCGCGCTATTGACGATGCACAGGCTTTTGACCCGCGCCGGTTCGTCCACGGCCAGTTGAAACGCGATCATGCCGCCCATGGACAAGCCCACCACATGGGCAGGGGGCAGGGCCAGGTGTTCGATCAGCGCGACCAAGTCGTCGGTGAAGCCCTTGATGCTGTAGCGCTCACGCGGTTTGTCGGAGCGGCCATGGCCGCGTACATCCACCACGATCAGGCGATAGTGCCTGGCCAGCAGCGGAATCTGCAGCTCCCAGTCCTGGCTGCTGGAGCCCAGGCCGTGGATCAGGATCAGCGGGCTGCCATGGCCGTATTCCTCGTAATGCAGGGTGCATCCTTCGTGGTCGAACCAGGCCATGCGTGAACTCCATTTCAGGCTTGCTGGGGGGCGGCGAAAGGCGCGTCCAGGGGGCGGTATCAAAGGTGCGCAGCAACTCCACAAGAATCTGCGTGGCCGGCCCCAAGGGTTTGTCCTTGTTCGAGTACAGGTAGAACGTGGGGTTGCGGCTGCCGCCCTCTTCCAAGCGTAGCTGCTTGAGCAGGCCCTCTTTGAGTTCGCGCTCGATCAGGTGGCGCGGCAACCAGGCAAAGCCCAGGCCGCTGCTGACGAAGGTGGCGGCGGTGGCCAGGCTGCCGACGGTCCAGCGCTGTTCGGCGCCGAGCCAGCCGACGTCCCGTGGTTGCTGGCGGCCGGAGTCACGGATCACCACCTGCATCTGGCTTTCCAGGTCCTGGAAGCTCAGATCGCGGTTCAGGCGATGTAACGAGTGGTCGGGGTGGGCCACGGCGATAAATTCCACATCGCTCATTTCCGTGCCCAGGTAGCCCGGGATGATAAAGCTGCTGATGGCCAGGTCAGCCATGCCATCAAGCAGCAGCTCTTCGACGCCGGACAGCACCTCTTCACGCAAGCGCACCCGGCAGCCACGGCTTTGCGGCATAAAGGCAGTGAGGGCGCGCACCAGGCGAGCATTGGGGTAGGCGGCGTCGACCACCAGCCGCACCTCCGCCTCCCAGCCCTGCTCCATATGGTGGGCGAGGTCTTCCAGCTGGCTGGCGT
The genomic region above belongs to Pseudomonas poae and contains:
- a CDS encoding alpha/beta hydrolase produces the protein MAWFDHEGCTLHYEEYGHGSPLILIHGLGSSSQDWELQIPLLARHYRLIVVDVRGHGRSDKPRERYSIKGFTDDLVALIEHLALPPAHVVGLSMGGMIAFQLAVDEPARVKSLCIVNSAPEVKVRTVQEYGWWAKRWILGRLLSLATIGKALGDRLFPKPEQADLRRKMAQRWAKNDKRAYLASFDAIVGWGVQERLSRITCPTLVISADHDYTPVAQKEIYVKLLPDARLVVIEDSRHATPLDQPEVFNTTLLDFLETVETTTQDH